The DNA region GATTTGGCTGGCGGCTACCTATGCCATTATTGGAGACGGGTTGCTGTTGTTACCGTGGTCACCGGCAAGGCTTCATATTAACGCTAAGAATGAATTGAATGTTATTCGAAAGAATGGTCAGCTTTTAAGCGATGTGTCATTAAAGAGTCACAGCGTGGTCACGCCGGTGCTGACGATTGTTCATTTCTTACCTAAACATACCACATGGTTTCAACGTCTGTTCAGCCAGCGACTTGTGATTTTGCCTGATAGCGTGGATGCAGAAGCGTTTAGGCAGCTTAGAGTATGGTTGCTTTGGGGACAAAAGCGCAAACAGCGTTAGATGGTTTTATCTAACGCTATGTTTCGCGCTTTATTTTGACACTTGACCCCCCCTAGTTAATCACATTAAGTAATGTCTTAAGTGATTGCTTAGATGAAATTACGTTTCTTTTTTAATCGCTTGTCTGCGATTAATTAGATTAC from Methylotenera sp. L2L1 includes:
- a CDS encoding protein YgfX, with the translated sequence MSSWIVYVVNLSLFIQSLFLLLIWLAATYAIIGDGLLLLPWSPARLHINAKNELNVIRKNGQLLSDVSLKSHSVVTPVLTIVHFLPKHTTWFQRLFSQRLVILPDSVDAEAFRQLRVWLLWGQKRKQR